The genomic window GCCCCAGAAACGCCCCGACCCGGTCCAGATAGTCGGCACCATAGGCAAGGTCCTGATAATCAACCACCTTTTGCAATCCCGCCTGCAAAACAGCGCGCGCATCTGTGCACATCGCGCTGATACGGCCCGTCATCGCCTGCCACTCCGCCATTGCCGCATCGGGGCCGGTGATTGCAGGCACAGGCGCCTGGGGGTCCGGTGCGTTGGGCACATAGGCGACCGCCGCATCAAAGGCGCGCAGGCTTGCGGCCGCACCTTTTGCAGAGCCTTCCAGGATCGCGCGATACGCGTCAACGGCAAACGGCAGCGCACCCGAGCGCGCCAGACCGCCAAACAGGCTTGCCGAGATAAAGCTGCCTGCCTCCAACGCCAAGCGCTCCATGTCGAACGCCACGATGGCTTTTGCAAAGGCCTGCAATTCGCTTTCAACGGCAGATCCATCACCACGCCCGTCGCCCGGCACCTGCTTTTCCGTCACGGCCAGGATGCGGTGGGTCGAGGTGACAAGCGTTGTCCGGTCCGGCGAGAGAAATCCACGTTGCGCGGCGCGTCCGGCCTCCATGATCTCGGCGGCGATCAGCACGTCGATATCACCCGGGGTGGGGGACAGGGCAAAAACCGGTTGCTGCGCGCCCTTCGGGGCCATTTCGATATAGTAAATCGTGGCCCCCGTGCGCTGCGCCACACCTGCCACCGATGTAACCTGCACGACATAGCCATTTGCTTCGGCCAGCGCCGCGACCCATCCCGACAGCACGCCGCCGCCTTGCCCGCCAACCGCAAGGATCGCGATTTTGAGGATGTCACTCACCGGGTTGCGCCAAAGGTGAGGCGCCTGGCCGCACGTCTGTTCTGCAACCACGTGCTGACACGGCCCCGAAACCGGCCCAGCCATTGATCGGCCCGGTTGGGGTTCTCGATCAGATCGGCCTGATAGAATGAGGGGCAAAGCACAGCGGCATCCGCAACCTCGCCGCAGTTTCCGCAGCCCACGCAATTGGTATCAATCGCGGCCACCGGATCATCGCGCAGCGGATCATCGAGCGTTTTCAGTGAAAGCGATGGACAGCCCGACAGGCGGATACAGGCGTGATCGCCGGTGCACACATCCTCATCCACACCAAACCGCGTGCGCAGCATCCGTTTGCCATCCGCCACCGCCTTGCGCCGCGCAGGTTTCTCGCGCCGCTGGCGGTTCAGCATACATTCAGATGAGGCAATGATGACTTTGGGCCCGGTCTCAGGGGTGGTCAGCGCCTCTGTCAGGGTGCGTTGCATCTGCCCCACGTCATAGGTGCGATCAAGCTGGCGCACCCATTTCACACCCATGCCCTCGACCGCTTTCCTGATCGGGTGTTTGGTGGATTTTGTCGCGTTTTTGGCCCGTGAGGATAGAATATCCTGTCCGCCCGTCGCGGCGGAATAGTAGTTGTCGACGATCACAATCACACCGTCATGTTCGTTGAACACCGCATTGCCGACCGATGACGCCAGCCCGTTATGCCAGAACCCGCCATCCCCGAGAAACGAGATCGACCGCCGCTTGGCGTCTTTATCCGACAGGGCCGCAGCGGAGGCCGGGCCAAGGCCATAGCCCATTGTCGTGGCCCCGATGTCAAAAGGCGCGTTGATCGAGAACAGATGGCAGCCGATATCGGAGGCGATATGATGCGGCCCAAGCTCCTGTTCCACCAGTTTCGTGGCGGCAAAGATTGGCCGTTCCGGGCAGCCAATGCAAAAGCTGGGTGGCCGGGCCGGGACGTTCGCGGCCAGAACATCCGATGTCAGAACGGGCGGCAGATTGGACGCACGATCCCTGTCATTCAGCAGCGCCGGGGCGTGAACGCTTAGAAACGCGCCAATTGCGTCGCGCATGATCGGTCCGGTCAGCTCACCCGCTTCGGGGAACGGGTCTTTGCCCGCGATTTGGGTGGTGGCGCCCGCCTTGTGCAGGATCGCGCGGATTTCCTGTTCGATGTAATCGGGGTGACCTTCCTCGACGATCAGAACTGCGTCTTTGCCATTGCAGAACGCCGTCAGCTCATCATCGACCAGTGGATAGGTCACGTTCAGAACATGCAGCGGAATGTCGGTTTTGCCGTAATCATCCGCCAGCCCAAGCGCCGACAGGGCCCGGATCACGGCATTATACATCCCCCCTGTATCACAAGCCCAACGGAGCCCTGTTCAGGCCCGAAACTCTCGTTCAGGCCATTGTCACGGATGAAATTGATCGCAGCGGGGCGCCGTTTGGTGACCTTTTCCTGTTCATGCAGGAAGGAGGCCGGCGGCAACACGATCCGGTCGAGATCACGGCGCGGGTTTTCCAGCGCGTCTTTCACGGTCAGGGCCGGGCGCAGGTTGTTGCGCGTCTTGAACTGGCCGGTCATATGGCAGGATCTGATCCGCACCTGCAGCATCACAGGGGTGTTCGAAGCTTCGGACAAAGCAAAACCGTCGCCAACTGATTTCACAATGGCTGGCAGGTTCGGGCGGGGATCCAGAAGCCAGATCTGGCTTTTCATCGCAAACGCGTGGCTGCGTTCCTGCATGATGGAGGAGCCTTCGCCATAGTCTTCGCCCACAACCACCAGCGCCCCGCCGGTCACACCGCCGGATGCCAGATTGGCCAGCGCGTCCGACGCAACATTTGTGCCCACGGTTGATTTGAACGTCACCGCCCCACGGATCGGATAATGTACAGACGCGGCCAACATCGCAGCAGCGGATGCTTCTGATGCGCTGGCCTCAAACTTAACGCCCAGTTCTGACAAAAGCCCCTGAGCGTCGGCCAGCACATCCATCAAGTGGCTGATCGGCGACCCCTGATAGCCGCCCACATATCCAACGCCGTTTTCCAGAAGCGCCTTTGTGATCGCCAGAATGCCTTCCCCTTTGAAAGTGTCGCCCTCACCCTTGCGAAGATCTTCGACTTCGGCGGCAAAGGATCGTTCGGCCATATTTCAAGCTCTCAGTATATATGTATTTGCATATATAATTCAAGGAACGGGCTGGTGCTGTCAAGCCGGAATCAGATCGGGTTCTGGCGGATATTGCTCATCATTCTGCGCAACAGTTCAATCAACAACGCGCGTTCCGCAGTGCTGAACCCGGTTAGCATATCCGCTTCCGCACCGCGCATGAGTGGAAACGCTTCTTCAAAACGGTCACGTCCCAGTTCCGTCAGCGAGGCAATACGTGCCCGGCTGTCACTTTCGCTGACTTGCCGCAAGACCAGACCCTCAGCTTCCATCTGATCCAATAACCTGCTGATCGACGATTGTTCGGAAATCGCAAAAACCGCCAGATTATTGATTGTTTGCGGCCCTTCTGCTGCAAGTGCCGCCAAGACGCGCAAGCGTGGTACGTTCAAGCCGTGCCCCCGAATCTCTTCATCCATGCGCGCGTTGTAGCGCCGCAGAATGCGGTTCATCAGATAGGGCGCAAACGATGAAAGCCCAAGCTCGGTGATGTCATCTGTCGATTGCGGCAGAGACGGAAGTTCAAGATCAGACGGCATTTTCAGGGCTTTCTGCAGGAGAGAGGTCGGATGGTATTTATTATAGACATAAAACATGTATCTGCATACAGTTTGTGACATGAGACATAATCGGGCTCTGCCCGGGCAAGACTGTAACCGATAGGGGGATACCACGATGTTGAATATGAAAGGGCTCGCATTTGCGATCGCAACCAGCGCCGGACTGGCCGCTCCGGCCTTCGCGCAGGACCACAATCTGCGGATTTCAACATGGTTACCGCCAAGCCATGGCGTCAACACCGAAATTTTTGGTGGCCTGATTGAGATGATGGAAGAGGCGACCGATGGGGCCGTGACCGGTGAATTGGTTGCCGGGCTTGCGCCGCCCCCTGCTCAGATGGACCTTGTTCAGGATGGCGCTGCGGATATCGCGATCATCTTCCACGGCTATCAGCCGGGTCGCTTCGTCGGCACTCAGTTGATTGAATTGCCGGGCTATGAGGGCAATGCCGAAGCAGCCTCTGTCGCCTATTGGCGCGTCTTCGAAGAACATCTTGCGGCACTGGACGAGCATCGCGGTGTCAGGGTCATCGCGCTCAACACGCATGGCCCCGGCCAAATGCACCTGCGCGAACCAGTTGAATCGCTTGCGGATTTCGACGGCCTGAAAACCCGGATTGGCGGTGGCGTTGCGGGCAATGTCGGCGAACAGCTTGGCCTTGTCGGGATCAACGTGCCCGCACCACAGGTCTATGAAACACTGGAGTCCGCTGCGGCTGACGCGGTTGCCATGAATGTGGGCGAGCGGATCGGCTTCCGGCTCAACGAAGTTGCCCCGGTTCTGTTCGAGATGCCCGGCGGGTTTTATCGGGGGTCTTTCGCGATCATCATGAGCCAGGAAACCTTTGAGGGTCTTCCGGCCGGGATTCAGGCCCAGCTTGACGCCGTCTTTGGCGAAGCCGCAAGCCGTATGGCCGGCGCTGCGTGGGATCTGTCGGACAGTCTGGCGTATGCCGATATGGGTGAAGGCACCATGACAATCATGGCCAGCGACGAAGATCAGGCCGCCTTTGCCGTGATCACCGAGGCCGTGACGGCCGATGTTCTGGCAGAGCTTGAAGCGGCCGGGATCGACGCACAGGCCGCCTACCAGATGGTCATTGATGAAATGGCCGCCGACTGAAGCCACGTCCCCCGCATGGTTCGCCATGCGGGGGGCAACAGCAGTATTTGAACATGCGCCACATCCTCAAACTTCTGATTACATTGCCCGCCGCAGTCTCGGGCACCGCCCTGTTTGCGCTGATGGTCATGACGTTCTCGGACGTCATGCTGAGATCAATTTTCAACGCCCCCATTCAGGCCGGTGCTGATCTGACACGGCTGCTGATGGCCGTCATCGTTTTTTCCGTA from Rhodophyticola sp. CCM32 includes these protein-coding regions:
- a CDS encoding indolepyruvate oxidoreductase subunit beta family protein — encoded protein: MSDILKIAILAVGGQGGGVLSGWVAALAEANGYVVQVTSVAGVAQRTGATIYYIEMAPKGAQQPVFALSPTPGDIDVLIAAEIMEAGRAAQRGFLSPDRTTLVTSTHRILAVTEKQVPGDGRGDGSAVESELQAFAKAIVAFDMERLALEAGSFISASLFGGLARSGALPFAVDAYRAILEGSAKGAAASLRAFDAAVAYVPNAPDPQAPVPAITGPDAAMAEWQAMTGRISAMCTDARAVLQAGLQKVVDYQDLAYGADYLDRVGAFLGHSETLDRAAAKYIANAMCYDDLPRVADLKTRGSRTDRLRNEQEIPDGSLVRVTEYFHPRAEEVCATLPRRLGAAIVARPWAMRGLGLLFRKGRRVRTDGVIGFTTLWCVAGLRPFRRLLLRHETEMAHLDALTRRAQGCLPERPELAAEILSCQRLIKGYSDTHARGLSRFDQVMEGLDLVLARTDAADWLRRIREAALADTTGDQLAGALDTVRSFTPPAATPPARPATPA
- a CDS encoding MarR family winged helix-turn-helix transcriptional regulator, with protein sequence MSQTVCRYMFYVYNKYHPTSLLQKALKMPSDLELPSLPQSTDDITELGLSSFAPYLMNRILRRYNARMDEEIRGHGLNVPRLRVLAALAAEGPQTINNLAVFAISEQSSISRLLDQMEAEGLVLRQVSESDSRARIASLTELGRDRFEEAFPLMRGAEADMLTGFSTAERALLIELLRRMMSNIRQNPI
- a CDS encoding TRAP transporter substrate-binding protein, whose amino-acid sequence is MLNMKGLAFAIATSAGLAAPAFAQDHNLRISTWLPPSHGVNTEIFGGLIEMMEEATDGAVTGELVAGLAPPPAQMDLVQDGAADIAIIFHGYQPGRFVGTQLIELPGYEGNAEAASVAYWRVFEEHLAALDEHRGVRVIALNTHGPGQMHLREPVESLADFDGLKTRIGGGVAGNVGEQLGLVGINVPAPQVYETLESAAADAVAMNVGERIGFRLNEVAPVLFEMPGGFYRGSFAIIMSQETFEGLPAGIQAQLDAVFGEAASRMAGAAWDLSDSLAYADMGEGTMTIMASDEDQAAFAVITEAVTADVLAELEAAGIDAQAAYQMVIDEMAAD